ttttcaataataatataatcagatataaagtttattaaactaAGACTAAACTTTTCAACTACTTGGtttcattaatttaagaattttcataaaatgataACTTAGGTACTTTTTATGAATCTTAGTTGTACATGATGGCCTGACCAATTTTGGTTTCGAGGCTATTCTCTAGAGACACCAGCTAACTGAATAGGAAATAAACTGACcaatcacaaatatatttaaaaccgtCACTCTCTCCCCATAATCAGGTGGGATCGAAATCTGACATGACCGGGAAAGGGCAGGTCACCTCTGAACACTACCTAGTAGAACTCATTGTCTTTACGTGCTTTTCGATAAACACTGATTTTCCGAACTCCAGAATGCTACTAAGAATTAACGAAAAACATTATTCGGACCCTGAATTTTAACTCTTCAGAATTTCGGACTTTATGAGCATGCCACAAGACTAATGAGGCAGGcaggtaataataattatttacatattatacctctcaaattatgtatattgtatgtatagcaCAATTATATATAGTGTATCCTTATTTTATCCGAAGGGTATATCCTTTTTCAGAATATACACTTCTGATAAAATAAGGATACTTTAAgatacacataaaataaatggagtaatattaaataaaacattgtaccAGATTATCTGATTtgcaacattaatataattttctttcattatacaatataataatgataaaatatactttcatatatttatgCAATAATATACTACATCTAAAGCGAATACAttcctttttcttttattttagacgaaacaaatgtatacatatttatacaaagcAACAGCCTTTATATCACATCGAGTAACAAAACCATGCAATTTAGCAAAGAAGAAATTATACTCTTTAAAGTTCATCTAGTATATAATGAGAATAagacaaaagaaatataataaagtattttaaaaccaTTGAGATCAGTTGTTTGATCATTAAAGtacataaccaaaaaaaaaattgctattataaaatattattttagagaaatatatattttttttattactgtaaaTAACCTAATATACTAACCTATATAAAGCACCTAAAACGGTTATATgtgtattacatttataacacaaattattaaaaaaaaaaatcataccttaaatatttaagacacAAAGTCAGTTTATTAAGCATTGCTTATGAACTAATTCACTATTACAATGCGAAGATAGATTTTGTAtctgtgttttatttcaaaaaataattataaatcttattacacaaatttaaatgattgtgctattttaatatacacctataaaaatatgatactatattttttgtttttctaataaCTGTATGTATTAGAGAGCAGATTTCTAAGATTAAATGAaccatattataatagaaaagaataaaatcactttacataaattaatgtatagGATAACTActggaaaatttattaatattactttctaCTTAAGCATATGGAATCATAAACTAGCTAAAtgtattacaattacattatgGTTAGtatcagaaaataaaataaaaactgttacaTTGTATTCCCAAATCTTATGCTTCATATAAACaagtgattaaaatattatgataatgaatattttgatgAGATAAATGTTCATTCTATAATAGTACctgtttttgtttgttgtttttaaaataatatcattacattacattattgtagtatttatattgattaataaattgtataaacaaattattagcacttgacaatataattttaataaagaatgcTGATTACACTCCATATGACAGCCATTAAGAATAGCTTTTGAAAGTacactcaaaataaaatacataagaacttgtatagaaaatatatgtatagatattagATTGCTGCATGATAGTAATGAACCGATAGAGCCAACAGGAAAAAAAGTGCACAaaatagtactcagtatttatgtttaatgcAGCTACTCATAacttattgaaatatgttttaacatCATTATGACGGTATCTAACCTATAGGCTATCaaaatattagattaattataacatatttaaaactaaaattgtgattcttttttattttaagtagtcttatgtctatataaataattatttgctatCAGATCATAACTATATCTTATATGTCGTACGATAATCGGACAAATTAGATCCTTGCATAAACttctaaggattttttttaaaatcgcCTTCTATTTGTAAGATCTTTGCATTGTCCATAACGTTAATGTCACCTCATTAGTCTATGGTCATTCGTGATTTACCTAAGTCGAATCTACAATGATCTTAAAAATAGTTAAGACGATATTGAAAACATTCCTTAGATTCCAATTATCGGTTCCTTTGCAATCGTCCTAGGACTTTCACTTTTATGACCGATTATCATACGACTATACTCAGAGGCAGCATTAATACTGAAGAGAAAAAAGaagtatctaataataaaagataaaatagaagtaaaaataatagaaacactattttttctacaattattaattgaatacaataatttattacgattGATATGGAGCAAATGTAATTAAAcaggtatttttatattgactgctattttgtataaatcttATCGAAATAGCGAACAAAGATGATACAACCTATATCGGTTCGGGTACTACTTGAAAGTGTAGAGAAGCGTTGAGTTGGTGAAGTGATGAGCGTTATTAACGTGAGCGATGAGTCGGCCGTCGAGCAAGTGTCGTGCGTACGTGACGGCCTCGTGCTCGTCGTTGGCCAGCCCGCACTGGATCAGCCAGCGCACCAAGCATGACCCGCGGAATACGTTGCGATACGTGCGCATGCGCCATCTATAGTTAAACAGCATTTGTATTGCAGTGTTGCGTAGACATTTATAACTAGCATAtagttatttctatatataaaattatatctgtgAAGAGTTGAGGTATTGTATCGTGAATATACATTcgttatcaatttataaaaaggaCTTGTTCTGACTGCTATAAGctgtttagatatatatttgtaattacctAGTGTCCTTTGCAATTGCTTCTTTACAACGGTCAAGGTGATGCGTGATGAACTGGTCACAAACATGTTTAGTTTCGAACTTAAGATCGTCTACTGCTGGCAACGCCACTGTATCTGCTCCATgcctttaattaaaatgttttcaagttaatcattgaaaaaattatacagaatactatatatatgttaccgGCCAAACCGAATTTTAGGACAAACTAGTTTTGCCTAGGTCTAACTAATTATTTCTATACACGATAGGATTAACTAGTATAGCCTAGTCCAAACTAATCTGTCCTAAGTCCGATAGGATAAACCAATGTAGGCTAGTCCAAACTAATTTGTCCTAATATAAATACGCACACTCTAGGATAAATTGGTATGGCCTAgtctaaatattatatctagaaagtcaaaataaaaagataaactgaataaaatattccgtaattggaaaaataatcatttttattaaaaccataaTGATTCGTCTTCTAAGTTATGGATAATTGATAATACAAACAATCAtactataacaaataataagtgTTTTTAATAGAACCAATAATCATATCtcgattattaaaattttaattttaatttggcCGGTAACATATACTTTTCCTCCAATTAACAggaatataagttttaatgaagttcataattttttttacatgaaacCCAATGTTTGGACACCTTATTTACTTACCATTTTCCTTTGATGTATCGTAAAATAGGTATGAAAATTTCTTCAGGATCAAGTCCAAATAGAATAAACATGATTAAAGCCTGCCCATTGCTAGCGGCCGTGTCCAGGAATTCAATCTCTATAAAAACTCCCGATTGGTCTTTACGCATCATCTTCCAGGCCGTTAAGGTTAACCCCTGCAATAAATTGATAACATGAGGATTGCttctaatataaaacaataatgtaattaaaatattttttaaacttcgtTTACAgtgaatatttaagttaaaactacTATATATCATAATCATCAATATCATCTATAATCACGAAATTACCAGAAACATCATGAGACTGTAAGATATGATGAGCACAGTGTGTTTGAGGAGTTGTCCTCCGCGTCCTCGGCTCTGTTCCGGCGGGAGGAGGCCCAGCTCGCTGGCGGCTTGGTCCAGCTCGTTCAAGTAAGGACAAGGAGCGTTCGAGTTGCATTTGAGCTTCCGAGATGGGGGGCAAGCACAATCTCTGgagaaacaatatatttaagtaattcaaggtcaaattgtagatattcaacattttaaatagattttctaaattacattatttaggTGATCGGAAGGATTGAATATAAGCTAATTTGCTGACCTTTCGTTGTGGGCAATATCTTCTATGTCATTCGTGTTGCTTGCAGGGAGTACATTGTTGCAGTTAGGATCGTTAGAGCAACAATTCCCATTCTTGTTCGGCGATGGCGTTGCCGTTATGGTTCCATAGCAACCTGTACAAATGAATATCTTTTGACATTGTCTGCTAGTAACATTTCAatacattcataattaattGGTATGAAAATGTATGGCACAACCAGGTATCAAATTATAGAGTAATTGTATGTCCAGCCATGTaaccaatgaaaataatttaatagcgaTTATTCGCGCTGTTTAGATTTCCACATGTAACATTAAAGGTCTTCTGGCCACAGAGGAGTAGAAGCcctaatgaaattattattttcaaattaattttatcattttcatttctgttaataatatgtttactctGTATATCAGTAAAACAgtaattaatcatataattttactatatatatatataatatcaataataaataatatgtaaagtaaacaaaaattaagaacactaccattattttagtaaatcttaaataataaaatcattcagtATCATCATTtagtaaatcttaaataataggCTATGAGGACTTCCCGAAAAATTAAATCCTGACTATGCTATAACTAATGTGGGTTATTTTGAACAGTACTACAAATACATGTGAGATATACATTaaaggaattattaaataatgctcGAGTTGATTAATTAAGTGAAATGCAGTCTAAAGTGAGCAATGAAATAGTGCCAGGTATGTTACATACAAAGGTGACCTGCATGCGACTTTGAtgtcgtttatataaattcatatcaaACGAACTTACCCGGATCCTCCATTCCTTCTGGAGCaatgaaacaaaaacatatactatatttacatataaagaaGACTGAgtcgacatttaaaaaataccttctatataaaatgatgttttatatattagatgtCAAAATTGAAATCCTATTTAGATTGCACACTTTTAAAATAGgtatttcacatttttttactctcttaacataaaaaaactacagaagttttttaaagaaataagaaataaaatggtCGATATCCGAGTAATTTTTcatgctattttttatatttattatttattattacatctaTATTTTTCGGTCACACTATTGCCTAATGAAAAATTACATCATTACGTACATACTTATCGTATGTCTGTATCACACAAGTAGCCTTGTACTTGTGGCATTTATCCTATCATTAAACAAGAAAGTCacaatattcaataatagtATCGTAGTTACCAAAGTTAGACAGAGATTGTGTCTGCGAAGTGGGCTCTGCGTTCTCCACGAGACTGGACGACTCGTCGAGCGCGGAGGGCGACTCGAGCGAGTCGCGCCGGCGGAACCGCGCGTACAGGATGAGGCAGCCCGTCGTCACTATACATTTGAAATGCTATTAGTATGTACGATAATACTACCTCGTTAAACTACTAGACAACTCGTTGGCTAGAAGGGTATAAGGCCGCATTTCTATTCttctattaaacattttttagtaGCAACCCATGCTGCTAATCTGGGCTTGGCCTGGACCAAGCTGCTAAGTTCGAGAGTCCAGAATCTCGAAGtaggaagtgtgtacactcacGTGTCAcgaaaaacacgtaaagccgtaGGTCCTGTGCACGAACTCTCtacggtcgtgtcggatttaccgtctcatcggattatgaataGACttcacctgtgtttgcgcacacacttgtacaCTAGAATATGTCCCGCATAGTTTCCATTGAGATTTATCCATCACTTCTGTGATATGTGTAGTGAGCGAGTCCATAGTAGCGACGGGCACATGAGATGGAACATGTCTCATTAAAAGTTGATACAAGAACTCACAAGTGATACAGAAAAACAGCACACAAAGCCTGATGGCGTCGGCCGCGTCCGAGGTGACGTCGGCGCGCGTGGCGACCAGCAGCACGCCCACCATGACGCCGGGCGCGCCCCACGCCACGAAGGCCAGCACCGGCCACAGCGTCACCACGAAGCACGGCCCGCGAATCTAAATTAATACAGGCTCTCTCACTACGGTTTGTATCGCGTAATCTTTAGTTGTAATACttacaaattgtaataattttatagctagatgtaatattatcatttgTCTTACTCTGAaatcatgaaaattaaaataacaaacctCTATTTTGAACTATATGACATACaagtaaaaaaactataaaactacTAGCTAGTATTTCAACCGCGTTGAACGTTACTGGTCCGGATGCAAGACTAACCTCTAGCATTAGCAATCCCATAGTCAGCATAGATGTCCACAACAAACATGAGTATGTGCTGAAGAGCTGCAATGCCTGTTGCATTGTTGACTCCCATGTTGGTGAGTAGCTGTTCGAAGGTCCACCCCAGAGCATACTTATAGCTAGTAATATCTGAAATATATCATTAGATGTATAACATAGCAccgacatttttgttttaattaaaaagataaaatgtatACCTGAGAAATGTTGAGACATAAAGTCAATCTATGCggtattcttttatatttctttgttagTGTAAACACCATGAATACCCAAATTGCTGCTATTAGAGCTACTATTGATAATTCAAAAccaaatttctttatttgatCTGCATAGTCCTGATTAATTGATATAACTTCCGCAGAGAGGAAAATTATAGGTGCTGACAAAAATGTGCAGATTACCATCGATGATGCCATCtggaacaataataaaattactaaataaaataaacatgacaCATCCACTTAATAATATAGGGCTAATAGAAACAATTTGCTAccacaaaatcattaaatattccaGGTTTATCATGTCTGagatgttacttttttttttaaacaataaaaaaaatcttttgaaaaagTTAGTGGTTCATAATTGTTTGACTAATGAAAAGATTTAATACACaaggaaattaaaaagaaaatttttatttgCCAGCCCATAGaccttttaagaaataaatcttACCAAGTCAATCTCCAAATGATATAGATTGGAAAACACAAACACAGCCGGTGCAGTTGGTATTGTTCCATACAAGAATGCATACGTAGAT
The DNA window shown above is from Vanessa tameamea isolate UH-Manoa-2023 chromosome 16, ilVanTame1 primary haplotype, whole genome shotgun sequence and carries:
- the LOC113394022 gene encoding lysosomal cholesterol signaling protein isoform X1, yielding MDTDEEINVNDSVSEHLYPALFQCFTIIICGYVAGRLNVVSKSESKGIATFVGTFALPSLIFLSLARLDFSIVNWTFLGAILLAKGLVFFVVVIVTLLVSRPIHLGQAGIFAIFCTQSNDFALGFPIIDAVYGKTHPEYSLYLYLMAPISLAILNPVAFILMEIDKQRQSPQTVVGSQHLQKLKMLLQLCKGVIFNPVLVMTILGIMGNIIFQHQLSVYIEGLLDVFGQSFSAAALFLLGLRMVGQITRLRGPALILPCVLIMVKLIILPVVMRECVSTLDAGTNQSETQSLSTYAFLYGTIPTAPAVFVFSNLYHLEIDLMASSMVICTFLSAPIIFLSAEVISINQDYADQIKKFGFELSIVALIAAIWVFMVFTLTKKYKRIPHRLTLCLNISQILLAISMLWGGPSNSYSPTWESTMQQALQLFSTYSCLLWTSMLTMGLLMLEIRGPCFVVTLWPVLAFVAWGAPGVMVGVLLVATRADVTSDAADAIRLCVLFFCITLTTGCLILYARFRRRDSLESPSALDESSSLVENAEPTSQTQSLSNFEGMEDPGCYGTITATPSPNKNGNCCSNDPNCNNVLPASNTNDIEDIAHNERDCACPPSRKLKCNSNAPCPYLNELDQAASELGLLPPEQSRGRGGQLLKHTVLIISYSLMMFLGLTLTAWKMMRKDQSGVFIEIEFLDTAASNGQALIMFILFGLDPEEIFIPILRYIKGKWHGADTVALPAVDDLKFETKHVCDQFITHHLDRCKEAIAKDTRWRMRTYRNVFRGSCLVRWLIQCGLANDEHEAVTYARHLLDGRLIAHVNNAHHFTNSTLLYTFK
- the LOC113394022 gene encoding lysosomal cholesterol signaling protein isoform X2, with translation MDTDEEINVNDSVSEHLYPALFQCFTIIICGYVAGRLNVVSKSESKGIATFVGTFALPSLIFLSLARLDFSIVNWTFLGAILLAKGLVFFVVVIVTLLVSRPIHLGQAGIFAIFCTQSNDFALGFPIIDAVYGKTHPEYSLYLYLMAPISLAILNPVAFILMEIDKQRQSPQTVVGSQHLQKLKMLLQLCKGVIFNPVLVMTILGIMGNIIFQHQLSVYIEGLLDVFGQSFSAAALFLLGLRMVGQITRLRGPALILPCVLIMVKLIILPVVMRECVSTLDAGTNQSETQSLSTYAFLYGTIPTAPAVFVFSNLYHLEIDLMASSMVICTFLSAPIIFLSAEVISINQDYADQIKKFGFELSIVALIAAIWVFMVFTLTKKYKRIPHRLTLCLNISQILLAISMLWGGPSNSYSPTWESTMQQALQLFSTYSCLLWTSMLTMGLLMLEIRGPCFVVTLWPVLAFVAWGAPGVMVGVLLVATRADVTSDAADAIRLCVLFFCITLTTGCLILYARFRRRDSLESPSALDESSSLVENAEPTSQTQSLSNFGMEDPGCYGTITATPSPNKNGNCCSNDPNCNNVLPASNTNDIEDIAHNERDCACPPSRKLKCNSNAPCPYLNELDQAASELGLLPPEQSRGRGGQLLKHTVLIISYSLMMFLGLTLTAWKMMRKDQSGVFIEIEFLDTAASNGQALIMFILFGLDPEEIFIPILRYIKGKWHGADTVALPAVDDLKFETKHVCDQFITHHLDRCKEAIAKDTRWRMRTYRNVFRGSCLVRWLIQCGLANDEHEAVTYARHLLDGRLIAHVNNAHHFTNSTLLYTFK
- the LOC113394022 gene encoding lysosomal cholesterol signaling protein isoform X3, translated to MDTDEEINVNDSVSEHLYPALFQCFTIIICGYVAGRLNVVSKSESKGIATFVGTFALPSLIFLSLARLDFSIVNWTFLGAILLAKGLVFFVVVIVTLLVSRPIHLGQAGIFAIFCTQSNDFALGFPIIDAVYGKTHPEYSLYLYLMAPISLAILNPVAFILMEIDKQRQSPQTVVGSQHLQKLKMLLQLCKGVIFNPVLVMTILGIMGNIIFQHQLSVYIEGLLDVFGQSFSAAALFLLGLRMVGQITRLRGPALILPCVLIMVKLIILPVVMRECVSTLDAGTNQSETQSLSTYAFLYGTIPTAPAVFVFSNLYHLEIDLMASSMVICTFLSAPIIFLSAEVISINQDYADQIKKFGFELSIVALIAAIWVFMVFTLTKKYKRIPHRLTLCLNISQILLAISMLWGGPSNSYSPTWESTMQQALQLFSTYSCLLWTSMLTMGLLMLEIRGPCFVVTLWPVLAFVAWGAPGVMVGVLLVATRADVTSDAADAIRLCVLFFCITLTTGCLILYARFRRRDSLESPSALDESSSLVENAEPTSQTQSLSNFGCYGTITATPSPNKNGNCCSNDPNCNNVLPASNTNDIEDIAHNERDCACPPSRKLKCNSNAPCPYLNELDQAASELGLLPPEQSRGRGGQLLKHTVLIISYSLMMFLGLTLTAWKMMRKDQSGVFIEIEFLDTAASNGQALIMFILFGLDPEEIFIPILRYIKGKWHGADTVALPAVDDLKFETKHVCDQFITHHLDRCKEAIAKDTRWRMRTYRNVFRGSCLVRWLIQCGLANDEHEAVTYARHLLDGRLIAHVNNAHHFTNSTLLYTFK